TCATCCCATGGGCGGCGGCGAAGGTAAAACTTCCGGCGGTCGTCATCCGGTTTCTCCGTGGGGACAGCTGGCCAAAGGTTTTAAAACACGTAAAAAGAACAAAAAGTCCGATGCTTTTATTGTAAAGCGTCGTAAATAAATGGAGAGAGTGTACGCATGGCTAGATCGGTAAAAAAAGGACCTTATATTGATCAAAGCTTAATGAAGAAAATTCAGAAGCTTAATGAAGAAGGTAAAAAAGTCGTTGTCAAAACTTGGGCACGGCGCAGCATTATTCCGCCAGATTTTGTAGGGCATACCATTGCCGTTCACAATGGACACAAGTTTGTTCCAGTGTACATTAGTGAAAACATGGTGGGTCACAAACTTGGTGAATTTGCCCCGACACGTACGTTTAGAGGTCATGGCGGTAAATTAGCGGAAAGAATGAGCCGCGTAAGATAAAGATGGAGTATATGATGGAAGCTGTTGCAAAAACCAAATATGTTCGGATTTCACCACGTAAAATGCGTCAGGTTTTGCAGTTGGTTAAAGGAAAGACGGTAGAGGACGCGCTGGATATCTTGTATTTTACCAACAAGCGCGCCGCCGAACCAATTGCCAAAACCATTAAATCGGCTTTTGCGAATTTAGGCAATAAAGAAGAAGGCAAACGCATTGACATGCGTGATGTGTTAATTAAAAATGCCTATGTTAATGGCGGGCCCACGTTAAAGCGTCTTCGTCCGATGTCAATGGGGCGCGCAGGGCGGATCAGAAAGCGCACATCGCATTTAACTATAGTGGTTGAACATTCGAGTTAACCGATAAATAAAGGAGAATCAGGTTTGGGACAAAAGACAAATCCGATCGGTTTACGCCTGGGGATTATTAAATCCTGGAACAGTAGCTGGTTCGATCAAAAAAATTACGCTGAAAAATTGCACGAAGATTTAAAAATCCGCAATTATATCCGCAAGCGTCTGGATAAAGCGTCGGTATCGAAAATTGAAATCGAACGCACGGCCAAGCGGGTAACCATAAGCATCCATACGGCTCGTCCAGGAATTGTGATCGGTAAAAAGGGCGCGGAAGTTGACAAGCTGAGAGAAGAGTTGCGCTCTTTGACAAAAAAAGAAATACAGATTAATATTAATGAAATAAAGAAGCCCGAGTTAGACGCCTATCTGGTAGCGGAAAACATCGCACGGCAAATCGAAGGCAAAGTGAGCTGGCGGCGTGCCATGAAAAAGGCGATTACCGCGGCCATGCGTTTAGGCGCAGAAGGAATTAAAATTATGTGCTCCGGACGTTTGGGCGGCGCCGAAATGGCCCGTACCGAAATGTACAAAGACGGCCGAATCCCCCTGCATACCCTGCGCGCCGATGTGGATTATGCGCAGTATGATGCGGTTACCACATACGGAACGATTGGGATTAAGGTCTGGATTTTTCACGGAGAAGTTATTGGTAAGGTTCTGTAGCAGAGAGTAGGAGTTGTTCTCATGTTAATGCCCAAAAGAGTAAAATATCGTAAGCAACAACGCGGCCGAATGAAGGGCAATGCACAGTCCGGCCATTACATCGCTTTTGGTAAATACGGTTTAAA
This sequence is a window from Caldithrix abyssi DSM 13497. Protein-coding genes within it:
- the rpsS gene encoding 30S ribosomal protein S19, which produces MARSVKKGPYIDQSLMKKIQKLNEEGKKVVVKTWARRSIIPPDFVGHTIAVHNGHKFVPVYISENMVGHKLGEFAPTRTFRGHGGKLAERMSRVR
- the rplV gene encoding 50S ribosomal protein L22, whose protein sequence is MMEAVAKTKYVRISPRKMRQVLQLVKGKTVEDALDILYFTNKRAAEPIAKTIKSAFANLGNKEEGKRIDMRDVLIKNAYVNGGPTLKRLRPMSMGRAGRIRKRTSHLTIVVEHSS
- the rpsC gene encoding 30S ribosomal protein S3 is translated as MGQKTNPIGLRLGIIKSWNSSWFDQKNYAEKLHEDLKIRNYIRKRLDKASVSKIEIERTAKRVTISIHTARPGIVIGKKGAEVDKLREELRSLTKKEIQININEIKKPELDAYLVAENIARQIEGKVSWRRAMKKAITAAMRLGAEGIKIMCSGRLGGAEMARTEMYKDGRIPLHTLRADVDYAQYDAVTTYGTIGIKVWIFHGEVIGKVL